A stretch of DNA from Triticum dicoccoides isolate Atlit2015 ecotype Zavitan chromosome 2A, WEW_v2.0, whole genome shotgun sequence:
CCAGAGCATCAGCCATACGATTTGCTGCAAGGCACTGATTAACAGCACCTTTGTAGTCTCCAACTACCAATGCATGTTGAATACTTTTGTCAATTGATGGATCAGATGGCACAATATTTTCAGGCATTTCCTGCTCAATCTCTTGGACATTTGTAGACATTGGCTCCTCAGCCAAGCTAGTCTCTGAAGGTTGAGGATTATTGAAAAAATCATCACCGTTATCAGCAAGAAATTGGGCATCCATATTATCAGTACCATGATCAATATTAAGTGTATCAGCCAATGCTTTGCTCAGCTCATCAGTTGCATTCACAGTCGGTTCTTGAGGTGGATTGAATCCAAGATGAACAAGCAATTTTGTTCTGGCAGTATCCCCATCCTCGAACATAACCCTTAAGAAGCTCCATGTTTCTTTCTCCTCCTCGGATCTATTTTTAAAATGTAAACATATAGTTAGTTGGTAAGCAAACATTAGGGATTCTTCTACATAAGAGGAGGAACATACAAAGATTCTTGTGATTTTTGGTCACACAAAGCACGCAGTGCACTTTTGTCCCTATTCTGCATAGCAGCTTCAAATTCAGTTGACCGGCTTACTAGACTCTGCTCAATCACCAAATTATGCACATGCACCTACAGAAGGAACAAATGCACTCAGACAAAGGAACTTGAACAGAATCACACATCAGGGCAGTAACCAAGCAAACTTACCTCAGAAGTACCCGCTTGTGTGCCTTGGGCTGGATGGAAGGAAACAAGTTTGCCACCAAAGCCAAAAGATGCACCCGTGGGGCATTTCAACCATTTTGGAGCTGCAGCTCTTGGACGCGCTAAATAAAAATTTAGTGTTCATTAGATAACACACATGGAGATGGAAACATTATTATATAATTAGTAACAACAAAGAATCTCTAAAATTGTTCAGCTAGAGCTTGGTGGATAGAAGAAATGGCATCTCGTGATTACTGTTTAtagaaaaaaaaatataaaaggtCCAATTTTGACTATTTAAAAGTAGGGTCCTAAGTCATGAGAGCAACTTTTATTGATCAGCACAAGATCAAATCAGCTAGTCTGAGATTTGTTTCAGTGGAGAAAAATAAGCAATAGTAGTAGTACTACACAGTTAACATAGCGTGGGACTTAATACAGAACAGCTTTTGGCATTAAATGAAGGGTTGAtcaaaggcaacaacaacaacaacaacaacaacaaagcctttagtcccaaacaagttggggtaggctagaggtgaaacccataagatctcgcaaccaactcatggctctggcacatggatagcaagcttccacgcacccctgtccatagctagctctttgtcgatactccaatccttcaggtctctcttaacggactcctcccatgtcaaaatcggtcgaccccgccctctcttgacattctccgcacgctttagccgtccgctatgcactggagcttctggaggcctgcgctgaatatgcccaaaccatctcaaacgatgttggacaagcttctcctcaattggtgctaccccaactctatctcgtatatcatcattccggactcgatccttctgtggccacacatccatctcaacatacgcatctccgccacacctaactgttgaacatgtcgccttttagtcggccaacactccgcgccatacaacattgcgggtcgaaccgccgtcctgtagaacttgccttttagcttttgtggcactctcttgtcacagagaatgccagaagcttggcgccacttcatccatccggctttgattcgatggttcacatcttcatcaatacccccatcctcctgcaacattgaccccaaataccgaaaggtgtccttccgaggtaccacctggccatcaaggctaacctcctcctcctcacagctagtagtactgaaaccgcacatcatgtactcggttttagttctactaagcctaaaccctttcaattccaaggtttgtctccataactctaacttcctatttacccccatccgactatcgtcaactagcaccacatcatccgcaaagagcatacaccatgggatatctccttgtataccccttgtgacctcatccatcaccaatgcaaaaagataagggctcaaagctgacccctgatgcagtcctatcttaatcgggaagtcatcggtgtcgacatcacttgttcgaacacttgtcacaacattattgtacatgtccttgatgagggtaatgtactttgctgggactttgtgtttctccaaggcccaccacatgacattccgcggtatcttatcataggccttctccaagtcaatgaacaccatatgcaagtccttcttatgctccctatatctctccataagttgtcgtaccaagaaaatggcttccatggtcgacctcccaggcatgaaaccaaactgatttgtggtcacgcttgtcattcttcttaagcggtgctcaatgactctctcccatagcttcattgtatggctcatcagcttaattccacggtaattagtacaactctgaacatcccccttgttcttgaagattggtactaatatactccgtctccattcttctggcatcttgtttgcccgaaaaatgaggttgaaaagcttggttagccatactatcgctatgtccccgagacctttccacacctcaatggggatacaatcagggcccatcgccttgcctcctttcatcctttttaaagcctccttcacctcagactcctggatgcgccgcacaaaacgcatgctggtctcatcaaaggagtcattcagttcaatggtagaactctcattctccccattgaacagcttgtcgaagtactcccgccatctatgcttaatctcttcgtccttcaccaagagttggcctgctccatccttgatgcatttgacttggccaatatccctcgtcttcctctcccagatcttagccatcttatagatgtccctttcaccttccttcgtgcctaaccgttggtagaggtcctcatatgcccgaccccttgcttcaccaacagctcgctttgcggccttcttcgccatcttgtacttctctatgttgtctgcactcctatccaggtataggcgtctgaagcaatctttcttctctttaagcgccttctggacatcatcattccaccaccaggtatccttatcttcgcttctccttcccctggacactccaaactcctccgaggccaccttacgaatgcaagtcgccatcttcatccacacattgtctgcatcccctccttcctcccaagggccctccttaaataccctctccttgaacacctgagctacctcccccttgagcttccaccacttcgttctagcgaccttggcacgcttatcccgctggacacgaatccgaaagcggaagtcagcaaccaccagcttatgctggggtacaacactctccccaggtatcaccttacagtctaggcacgcacgcctatcttctcttctcgagaggatgaaatcaatctggctagagtgttggccactactaaaagtcactagatgtgattctctctttctaaagagggtgttagctacaatcatgttgtaggctagagcaaagcttaagacatcttctccttcttgattcctgatgccatagccaaagcccccatgcgccccttcaaaacctgtgttagatgtacccacatggccattgaggtctcctcctatgaagagcttctcaccaatcggtacactcctaaccatgtcttccaagccttcccagaactccctcttggtgttctcattgtggcctacttgcggggcatatgcgctgataacattgagaaccaagtcctcagctaccagcttgaccaggataatccggtccccacgtctcctgacgtctaccactccatacttgaggctcttgttgatcaagatgcctacgccatttctgtttgcagccgtccccgtgtaccacagcttgaagccggtatcctccacctccttcgccttctgtcctctctatTTGGTTTCttcgacgcaaaggatatcaacacctctcctcactgctgcatcaactagctcccgaagcttccctgtcagagaccctacgttccagctacctaagcgaatcctcctaggctcggctagcttccttacccttcgcactcgtcgagtcaaatgcgaagacccttgctcattttccactacatccgggcgccgatgtagcgcgccactaaggatgcgacgacccgatcctcgctcacttgccaccgtatccggatcaagatacggcgcgccacttggggggtgacggcccggcccttgcccattttccaccacacccgggttccgatgtggcgcgtcgctgagagggttacgccccaacgaaaatcttttgggtttcatctccataagagtggctgagtttttacgttggctcgccaagcctatcacaaccctcctcctttaccccgggcttgggaccggctatgttgagacaacaatcTGAACTTACTGGTTAAAAAACAAAGTTAAATGTCATAGCATAATGAATATCTAATTGTTTCAAGAAGTTAAACATTCGGCAGTATTCTAAATTACCTGAGGCACCAACAGTGCTGTCACCAGCTGCATACAGGCTGGAGAACtgtaaaagaaatgcataagaactTCAGAGAACTATAGCTTTGTAAGCCAATCAAACATGAAAGTACTAGTGCGTTCAATTAAAAAAAATAGCACATAAGCCATTTTGGAGCCACAGCCTATCCTGGAGATTATTGGGAAACTATAAGCATCTGACTGATCATTAGGATAAAAGGAAGGAACCATTAACTTCTGTATTAGGCAAATCCATCATATTAATTGTCTTCAAGTAAAAAAGATTTGGTGAAGACTGAAAAAAGCTAATTACAGGGCTTAATTTTTCCAGTGAATGGAGTACCACATAATTCTCTATGTAGCTCTAACATATATCCAACAAAACCAAAATTTTGACACCATACTGCAATGCATTTTATAAACCATGATAGACCAAGTATAAACCAGTCAAGCTGACACATTACCTCCAAGTTGTGTACACCGATCTTCCCATCATATGAAGATGCTGCTACAACACCTGGAATTTTCCGGTACCAGTGAATGTCAAAGTTACCATTAGAGCTTGTTGGTAGCTCATTGATAATCTACAAAAAATAAAGCAAGGAACAGTGGAGAGTTAGAATATTAGAGAAGGTATGCACGATGGTGTTTCAGCTTTTAAGAGTTAAAATATACCTCTCCACTAACTGTATCCCAGCATATTGTTCTATTGTCTTTAGCACAAGTAAGCAAGAATGAACTGTCATAGGGGCACCATGACATACCAATTACACCTGGTCAACATAATAATTACAAATAGGGTAAGGAGGAATATAATATTAAGTGTGATTTGTGTAAACCATCATCACTTGATGAAATAAAAAGGAGAACTGCAAGAGAAATTAAACCTTTTGAGTGTCCCACAAATTCCCGTACAGGTGCAATGGTTTTCCTCACATCCCATACCTAGTAAAGAATATATGAGCAGAGTTAATGATAACAAAAAACTCACCACAAGAAAGACCCTAAAATTATTTAAACTGAAGTGTCAGGGGTTGTACTGCTACATTAAGAGAGTCGATAAATGAATATTTGTTTCGTTTACTCTAGCTATGAGCCATGATCCACATATGGAGAACAAAAActacaaaaatagaaaagaaaataaatgagAAGGACAGAAAAATGGCCATTACTCTCAAAGAAGGAGAGTTGTCGTCATCTGATGCAAGAATTAGCTGGGTGGACATGTCTGGATTCCACTGGAGAACAGAACAGTTCCTTCTATTTGAATCTGAAAAGCTATTTAAATGCAGATTGAAATTTAGTAACACAAATAATACACACTGGTTTTCAATAATAGGGAAAACATAAAGAAAGTCCAGAAGGTAGCTATGTCAATTACCTAGTTAATGGTTTCTGGGTTCTCAAATCCCAAACTACTGCAGGTTGATATTCAAAATAGTGAGCCAAACCGGTCAAAAGTCCAAGTGATGGTAATAAACTGTTACAGAAGCAACCATACTGTCTTACCTGTAATCCCGTTACTAGAAGCTGATGCTAGTATATGCTGAAACTTGGGATTCCAGGTTAAGCAAGATATTTCAGCTTGAGCATTCGAACCAACATTCTGCAAGACATTACAAGAACCATTTAACCATGCAATACAGGCAAGCAACATATAAGATAGCCAAAACTGGCGAGCAACATGCATGTAGACGGGAAGTGTTGGCAAGTGCACGATTTGATTGCAGCAACAAAACATTAAGAACCTATAGAAAGAACTGTCTGGTTTGAAAAAGAATGTTCGCAACCTAGACGTGACTTCCAGGCTGAAAAAACTGCAAACATAAGCTACTGTTAAAGCCCAGCTTTAGGTAGGATTGGGCTCTAGTCATACTTTAGTTGGGTTGATGAAAATGAGAGTGATGCTCATCTGGACTTGGCCCCGTGATGCTACGATCCTCACAAATACAAGACACAGTAACATGCTCTCCACACATAAAACAAAGGATGCAAGCAGAAGGGTTGCAGAGATCGTGCATTACAAAGGTTAACAGTAAGGATGCAATCATCTTCTAAGTGAAGAACCTATTTGCCAGGCAGCGGATACCTTCAGTGGCGGGAAGACGTTTGGCTCGCAGGGGTTTTTGAGATCCCAGATGCAAATGTCCCCCTCGTTACCCCCTGAAGCGAGCCGATTGGGTGTGAGCTCGCTAAACTCCAATCCAGTGACCTGCCAAACGCAATCGACACACCATCAGAGCCATGGGGAACGCAATTCTATCcaggcagcagcagcaggagcagcgccACTCACCGCCCCGTTGTGCTTCTCGAGCTGCGCGACCATGACGTCCTCCGCTTGCCCCTCGGAGCTGCAACAGCGACAAACAAACAGATCAGGACACGGGCAGATCTCGGGGGCGGGGCGGGCTGGATCCGCGCGAACCTGATCATGCTGAGCGGGTTCCAGACGGCGACGGAGCCGTCgctgaggccgccggcgaggaggccgaggGAGAAGGAGTCGCCGTCGGCGGCGCCCGGGCGGGACCAGCAGAGGCGGTTGAAGCGGTCGGGGGAGGGGGCCGCGGCGAGGAGGGGCAGGTCGGGGGAGTCGGACTGGAAGTCGAGGCTGAAGATCTCGATGTTGGCCGACGCGGAGAATTGCATGTCGACGGCGCCGCTCATGGTGCCGGCGGCGAGGTAGGGCGCCTCCGGCGCGAGCGCCGTCAGCGCCGCGCGCTGCGCGCTCTTGATGCACGCCATCTCCGGCGACCGCCGCACCAGATCTGGGTGCCTACGCACGCGCCCGCGCCGCGCTCTCGCCGCAGGACAAGGGGGGTGGGGGGGCGTTGCTCTAAGGAAAAAGGCTCCGCGATCTGGACTGGATGGAGGCGAGGAGGACCGAGGGGAGGGGGTGGTGCGGCGGGCGTGGGTTATTGTGGCCGGCTGGGCTCGTGCTGTTTGTGCGTGCCTGGGTCGATCTGCCCCGGATCTCCCGATCGGGGTAAAAGCGGCCGCGTGCGTGCTGGCTCGCGTGAGTTGGAGGACTCGGCCGCGTCACTCGAGTGATCCCGGCCGTCGGCTTTGACCTCGTGGTCTGCTGTGCAGCGTCGGATTTGAAGATGTTTGAACTTGCAAATGTCGGTCGGGAAATTGAACCTGATCTACGTGTAGTCATGTGGGGATTCCTACGACACGTTTTGCTAGGGGAAAGTAACGTATTCCTTCAGCGTTGCAATCATAATAATACACAGGCATAGGTGATCGGATCTTTTCCCCTAGGTCTCGGCTAGGGTTCCCTACGTCCCCGGCGGCGCACCATAGGGGTCCACATCTACCCGCAAGGTTAACCAATGCTCATGTAATGAGATCCCACGGATCGATTTGACGTGATCCTCGTTGGTTTCGTCCTTGTCAAGAACTTGCATGGCGGAATCCGACCAATCTAGGCCGGTGGTCAGTATGATCTCCAAAACGCCGCAACACTAAAAGATAGGTTCGAGGGATTGAACCTCCATGGGGAGGAGGAAGATGAGCTGGATCTATCAGGAGAGATTGATGGGCTGCTTGAGGAGACTCGATGGATTGTTGTGTTTAGGGTTCATGCGCATAAACCGTTAAGCCATGTTGCCTTGTTCAAAGCGATGCGAAAGATCACTAGcaactttgttggaaatatgccctagaggcaataatttttatattatttattttcatatttatcattaagagtttatattctatgttatAACTGATAAGATTTTCGAATATGTGATTCAAAGGAAAACTCATAAGCACGTTtagaataataaacggtaaaattTGATTCCTAGTATTGATcgaggactagctcaagtgttgtgtgATTATCATGTTTTCATGATCATGGGTATTTGGTTAAGTGTGACAAGGATGacaaacaacattgagagtatgatgTTGGTAGAACGATCGTATTGAATTTAcccaacttgtttgttatacttttgagactagtaataatgtacgtgcaatgcacgtttatattaggtaggatattagttgcacgttatattaggtaagatatatctgttgcactttggtatttggtaagatatcaattacttttttcacgggaatggtaggatattaattacatggcAGACTTCATGGGATAGCGTTTGAGTCAAAATgtgtttataaccaatggcagtgATGGATAATTAGAGCATTAAACATGTTTGGTGCTCAGCATTGGAgcgatttgaaccgctagataacatgatttgacggtcgagatggtttggatctgcccctttgggtctttttatattggtatagattttatattggtatagatgtaATCGTCACAAGTCTGTAGATATAACAGGGGGAGTTAATATATGCTtttgttccttagaccatgaaagtATCGTAGCCACTTCATACCAGACGATAGACtttgggttgctcaaacgtcatcggTAAAACGGTGATCATAAGACAACTTTCAGGTTCATCGAAAAGTGTGACAATGGTTAGGTAACTCAAGAGTAGATTTGCTCCCCCgttgatggagagatattcttagggccctctcggtgtgacggcaTTCATCATCGTCTGGCCATACACACGTAACAAAGTCTCATGGATGCTGGAACATGTAAACGATAAAGAAGAACAAAATTAGAAACAAGGAGACCATAATGAGCATGACAGTGACTCAGGCCAGTACCGATATAGCTCACCTTGGGTTTTGTGGAATATCATGAAGCAAAGGGAATAGcatatgataaccaaaggttcactcgaatatcattcatgtATTCACATGGGTCAATATGGATGTTCATGATTCTGTTATTGATCATTGAACGAAAGGTTGTTTCGTTCATGTTTACGTTTTACCAAACTtacagggtcacacgcttaagggaatCACGGTCTTTTGGGTGTTAGTGGAGTGAGAGTTATGAGAAAATGTTCTCGAAATAGTTTTGGGAATATAAGAAATagttttgagagaaaccagaagcaTTTTGAGGTTACCGAAAGAGTTTCGGGGATTACGGGGTAATACTGAGAATTAATATATAGATGGAAAATATTTTTGGAGacattaaataaatgctaaaaggTTCTAATATTTATTAGAAGGCTTTTAGAATATATTTCATGAACGGGCTAAAAAATACTAAAAGACCTAGTAGTGGAGAGTTATTGGGGGAGTTGCCCCTTAGCCTTTTTGGAGGCCTGGGGAGGCCAAATTTCAaggggaggactcctcctcctagggCGGgcgcaagggggaggagtccttccTTCCCTTGTGGCGCCCCTCCCCACTCCTTACACCTATGTATACATAGGTTTTGGCCCTTTGAAATACAcatgttttggagcctcctctggtTATCAGGTTCTATTATGATTTAGAGTTAGATCTAAATTAGAACTAGACCTAGGTCTCTCTAATCCTAATAGTAGAGAAGTCTTGTGTGGTTCTCTTATTCTCCCTCTAATTCTCGGGTGACGATTAGCTCTGGACAGTGAAGTGTTGCCGGATCATGAAGCATGCATGTACGCCTGCAATCCGTAGAGAGGCCATGATTTTGGTCTTCAGTTCGAGGGGGCTTTCATGAACGGTTCGAGCGAAATCATCAATGATCCACACCAACTCTTCTTTGGCTGCAACTCGAAGTTGGTAACGATCTGATCTAAACCTCtaatgcatcttcatagtgttTCTGGGATCTTGATCGTCGGGTGGATTTTttttactacatttcccaacagtggcatcatgagcggtTATATGAGTAGATGCAGCATCAGATTTGAAGATGTTTGAACTTGCAAATGTCGGTCGGGAAATTGAACCTGATCTACGTGTAGTCATGTGGGGATTCCTACGACGCGTTTTGTTAGGGGAAAGTAACGTATTCCTTCAGCGTTGCAATCATAATAATACATAGGCATAGGTGATCGGATCTTTTCCCTAGGTCTCGGCTAGGGTTCCCTACGTCCCCGGCGGCGCACCATAGGGGTCCACATCTACACGCAAGGTTAACCAATGCTCATGTAATGAGATCCCACGGATCGATTTGACGTGATCCTCGTTGGTTTCGTCCTTGTCAAGAACTTGCATGGCGGAATCCGACCAATCTAGGCCGGTGGTCAGTATGATCTCCAAAACGCCGCAACACTAAAAGATAGGTTCGAGGGATTGAACCTCCATGGGGAGGAGGAAGATGAGCTGGATCTATCAGGAGAGATTGATGGGCTGCTTGAGGAGACTCGATGGATTGTTGTGTTTAGGGTTCATACGCATAAACTGTTAAGCCATGTTGCCTTGTTCAAAGCGATGCGAAAGATCACTAGcaactttgttggaaatatgccctagaggcaataatttttatattatttattttcatatttatcattaagagtttatattctatgctataactgatAAGATTTTCGAATATGTGA
This window harbors:
- the LOC119353500 gene encoding protein transport protein SEC31 homolog B-like isoform X3 — its product is MACIKSAQRAALTALAPEAPYLAAGTMSGAVDMQFSASANIEIFSLDFQSDSPDLPLLAAAPSPDRFNRLCWSRPGAADGDSFSLGLLAGGLSDGSVAVWNPLSMISSEGQAEDVMVAQLEKHNGAVTGLEFSELTPNRLASGGNEGDICIWDLKNPCEPNVFPPLKNVGSNAQAEISCLTWNPKFQHILASASSNGITVVWDLRTQKPLTSFSDSNRRNCSVLQWNPDMSTQLILASDDDNSPSLRVWDVRKTIAPVREFVGHSKGVIGMSWCPYDSSFLLTCAKDNRTICWDTVSGEIINELPTSSNGNFDIHWYRKIPGVVAASSYDGKIGVHNLEFSSLYAAGDSTVGASARPRAAAPKWLKCPTGASFGFGGKLVSFHPAQGTQAGTSEVHVHNLVIEQSLVSRSTEFEAAMQNRDKSALRALCDQKSQESLSEEEKETWSFLRVMFEDGDTARTKLLVHLGFNPPQEPTVNATDELSKALADTLNIDHGTDNMDAQFLADNGDDFFNNPQPSETSLAEEPMSTNVQEIEQEMPENIVPSDPSIDKSIQHALVVGDYKGAVNQCLAANRMADALVIAHAGGSALWESTRNQYLKNSISPYLKVVSAMVGNDLMSFVSTWPLNAWKETLALLCTFAGKEEWNVLCDTLASRLLSAGDMLAATLCYICAGNIDKAVEIWSRNLSSEDGGKTYVDLLQDLMEKTITLALATGHKRFSASLSKLVENYAELLASQGLLKTAMEYLKLMGADENSDELTILRDRIAFSTEENDATRSSVPESSANSSSYLPNQQSYTPDPSQNLYQVPQQYNNVQSYPEVYPQPPNSRANVPSNTYPEVYPQSHNAAYSGYAGYQPQHQTQMFVPQNTPVDTQPSPAPFPVPHQTVKTFTPANVPSLKNPEQYHQPPANSSYAPGPPAQFQSGPPTTFHQPAPPAQYQTVPPVPSVPGTNPNQMFTPAVPTNSASRFIPSTNQGFVQRPGLSPAQPSSPTQAQPPAQPTVAPPAPPPTVQTADTSNVSAELRPVIATLTRLFDETSKALGGAPAKKREIEDNSKKIGALFAKLNTGDISPNVSSKLIQMCSALDSSDFATAMQLQILLTTSDWDECNFWLSSLKRMIKTRQSFRV
- the LOC119353500 gene encoding protein transport protein SEC31 homolog B-like isoform X1, translated to MACIKSAQRAALTALAPEAPYLAAGTMSGAVDMQFSASANIEIFSLDFQSDSPDLPLLAAAPSPDRFNRLCWSRPGAADGDSFSLGLLAGGLSDGSVAVWNPLSMISSEGQAEDVMVAQLEKHNGAVTGLEFSELTPNRLASGGNEGDICIWDLKNPCEPNVFPPLKNVGSNAQAEISCLTWNPKFQHILASASSNGITVVWDLRTQKPLTSFSDSNRRNCSVLQWNPDMSTQLILASDDDNSPSLRVWDVRKTIAPVREFVGHSKGVIGMSWCPYDSSFLLTCAKDNRTICWDTVSGEIINELPTSSNGNFDIHWYRKIPGVVAASSYDGKIGVHNLEFSSLYAAGDSTVGASARPRAAAPKWLKCPTGASFGFGGKLVSFHPAQGTQAGTSEVHVHNLVIEQSLVSRSTEFEAAMQNRDKSALRALCDQKSQESLSEEEKETWSFLRVMFEDGDTARTKLLVHLGFNPPQEPTVNATDELSKALADTLNIDHGTDNMDAQFLADNGDDFFNNPQPSETSLAEEPMSTNVQEIEQEMPENIVPSDPSIDKSIQHALVVGDYKGAVNQCLAANRMADALVIAHAGGSALWESTRNQYLKNSISPYLKVVSAMVGNDLMSFVSTWPLNAWKETLALLCTFAGKEEWNVLCDTLASRLLSAGDMLAATLCYICAGNIDKAVEIWSRNLSSEDGGKTYVDLLQDLMEKTITLALATGHKRFSASLSKLVENYAELLASQGLLKTAMEYLKLMGADENSDELTILRDRIAFSTEENDATRSSVPESSANSSSYLPNQQSYTPDPSQNLYQVPQQYNNVQSYPEVYPQPPNSRANVPSNTYPEVYPQSHNAAYSGYAGYQPQHQTQMFVPQNTPVDTQPSPAPFPVPHQTVKTFTPANVPSLKNPEQYHQVSTLGSQLYTPPANSSYAPGPPAQFQSGPPTTFHQPAPPAQYQTVPPVPSVPGTNPNQMFTPAVPTNSASRFIPSTNQGFVQRPGLSPAQPSSPTQAQPPAQPTVAPPAPPPTVQTADTSNVSAELRPVIATLTRLFDETSKALGGAPAKKREIEDNSKKIGALFAKLNTGDISPNVSSKLIQMCSALDSSDFATAMQLQILLTTSDWDECNFWLSSLKRMIKTRQSFRV
- the LOC119353500 gene encoding protein transport protein SEC31 homolog B-like isoform X2; translation: MACIKSAQRAALTALAPEAPYLAAGTMSGAVDMQFSASANIEIFSLDFQSDSPDLPLLAAAPSPDRFNRLCWSRPGAADGDSFSLGLLAGGLSDGSVAVWNPLSMISSEGQAEDVMVAQLEKHNGAVTGLEFSELTPNRLASGGNEGDICIWDLKNPCEPNVFPPLKNVGSNAQAEISCLTWNPKFQHILASASSNGITVWDLRTQKPLTSFSDSNRRNCSVLQWNPDMSTQLILASDDDNSPSLRVWDVRKTIAPVREFVGHSKGVIGMSWCPYDSSFLLTCAKDNRTICWDTVSGEIINELPTSSNGNFDIHWYRKIPGVVAASSYDGKIGVHNLEFSSLYAAGDSTVGASARPRAAAPKWLKCPTGASFGFGGKLVSFHPAQGTQAGTSEVHVHNLVIEQSLVSRSTEFEAAMQNRDKSALRALCDQKSQESLSEEEKETWSFLRVMFEDGDTARTKLLVHLGFNPPQEPTVNATDELSKALADTLNIDHGTDNMDAQFLADNGDDFFNNPQPSETSLAEEPMSTNVQEIEQEMPENIVPSDPSIDKSIQHALVVGDYKGAVNQCLAANRMADALVIAHAGGSALWESTRNQYLKNSISPYLKVVSAMVGNDLMSFVSTWPLNAWKETLALLCTFAGKEEWNVLCDTLASRLLSAGDMLAATLCYICAGNIDKAVEIWSRNLSSEDGGKTYVDLLQDLMEKTITLALATGHKRFSASLSKLVENYAELLASQGLLKTAMEYLKLMGADENSDELTILRDRIAFSTEENDATRSSVPESSANSSSYLPNQQSYTPDPSQNLYQVPQQYNNVQSYPEVYPQPPNSRANVPSNTYPEVYPQSHNAAYSGYAGYQPQHQTQMFVPQNTPVDTQPSPAPFPVPHQTVKTFTPANVPSLKNPEQYHQVSTLGSQLYTPPANSSYAPGPPAQFQSGPPTTFHQPAPPAQYQTVPPVPSVPGTNPNQMFTPAVPTNSASRFIPSTNQGFVQRPGLSPAQPSSPTQAQPPAQPTVAPPAPPPTVQTADTSNVSAELRPVIATLTRLFDETSKALGGAPAKKREIEDNSKKIGALFAKLNTGDISPNVSSKLIQMCSALDSSDFATAMQLQILLTTSDWDECNFWLSSLKRMIKTRQSFRV